aaaagagcaTGATGAAAAGAATAGAAAAGAAATATTTTCTAGGATATCTTTGCCTCCACTTTACCCTGTTTGTTGACCGCTAAAGAGACTTTATAAGTCCAAAAGTTACTACTCGATTCCAAATTATTGGAAAACTCCCTACATGTAATCCTACATTTTTTGTGACTTTCTCATCTAGTCTAGGAAGTATAGGAAAACGTATAGAGATAAgttctgtatatatatattaccAGGGCCAAACTCGTAGAATTATACAGACTTTGTTATTATTTGTTTGTTCTCAGCTAGTGAAAGATTTGCCCAACCTGAGATAAAGTTAGAATACGAAATTTCTAATAACAAATACAATATTTTGACCAAAATTACAGTTCGATTAAACCCTGACTGAAAGGCTAGCTTCGCCCTTATACCCAACAACAATTATTAGTACATGGAACCTTGAGAAGTTACTAAAATCTTATCCAACTCTAGTGTAAATAATTATTCCCTCCATTTAAAATATTGTaagcttttttttttcaaatagttTTAAATACTTTTAATTATAACAGCTAGGGGTTATAATAATTTATGTATTTTCTTGTCCTGTACCTTGAACCCATATATTTTTGTAGAAATAAACCGAATGCAAGCAGAAGAGACAAGTATGCCTGCAATATAACAATTTACAAAGCTACTTACAGAATGAGTAGCAAAAAAGGATAAAGTTTTACAGGAATAAGTACCGCTAGtagtaatataatatataatataaaagTGCTAGTTAATTATTTACAAAGAGCAAAGCACGAGTAAAAACTGATAATTGACCACTCATTTCTCTCATTGTTTTACCATGACCGTTGAAATCCCTGTAATCGAGCATAACCCCTAGAAAAAAGCCATAACCTACCTAAACTAAAACTTAGTACTAATAATAAATGATTTTAAGCATAATATCTTCAATTTAATGATTTTAATTTAGCATTAACGAATTCCTAATTTCTCACCGTTTTGGCCTCCTCTAGTGTAGGTGAATCTGTAGTCAAGCTCGTTGAGTTTTCGTGTGATGCATCGCTTGCTGAACGTGATAAAATGGATGATTCTGACTCTAGAAtttaaggaaaaataaaaaaattgaaaatgtaTTAGAAACTATTACTCTATTATagagtaaattttattttataagttAAATTTCTGAAATGTTAGTTAAATTTACCTCTAGATGAATTGAAAGACCTCTTGCAATGTAAAATGGCGCCTTGAATAGCATCTTGTTGCTGCAATAGTGAGTCGTCTCGCCGGTTTGATGCTACCGGCGCCGCCGCAACAACTGCCGACGACGCCGATCTACTTTTCCCCAAATGTTTCCGGACTATTCGCAGCCCCGTAGGAATATTCCCATGCTTCTGGTTCTTCTCCGCCGCCGGTGCCGCGTCCGTCACCGTGTCCACCTTCGCCTCCGCTGAGGGAGGCGGCGAACGACCGGCCTTATTTGTTGCAGCATTTCCGGGTAAACTTAACTGTCCTGAGAACTTAAGCTTCTCACCGTAACGTTTCGAGACGCGAATATATAGAGGCTTCACTTTTTTCAAGTACTTTTGCATTACATCTTTAGTAAAGTTCTTCTCATCTGAAGCTGAATTTGCTGCATTATTTGTTGAACATACTTCTTCCGGATGCCGCTTCTCTATTTTGCCACTGTTATTGATGTTGCCTTTAGAGCTGTTATCTCTACTAAACAACGACTTAATAGGAACTTCTTCAACCTTAAACTTCACAGTGAAAAACTTATTCGGTGTTAGATTTGGAGGCTCCTCTTTTTCACTCTCTGATACTCTCTTCCGCCGTAGCTTTGGAGTAGTAGCTGAGACAAATCCGTCACCATCACCTTCAGATTTTTCAATTTTACTTGGCGCTGTAAATTTTGGCTTCTTCAGTTTCAGCATTAACACTCTGAATTTAGTTGCTGACTTTAACAGTGAGGAAGTAAATTTCGAATTTGCTTCCGAGGCGGATAGCAACAGCGACGACGGCTCAATTGGTACCAAACTACCTTTGAAGAAAAGATCATCAGACGGTGAGAGTGATACGTTCGGATCCGTACCGTCGTCAATGCTCGAACCGGACGACGTGGAAAGCGTGAATTTCAGTTCTCCTTCATTAATCTCATTTTCCGACGACTCATCCAACTCTGAACTAATTTTATACCTTTCATTTTCTTCAACTTTCACTTCTTCGGCTTCATCTTCAGGAACCGTAGTAAACTCAAGGTCAAAAAACGGTCCGTCGTCTCCTTCGTCGTCGGAATCAGAGTCTGACGAGTTAGGACTGACGGCGGTGATGACAGTAGTAGAATCGGCGGTGCGAGGATTAGCACCGGCAGAATCGGTGGAGAAAACACCGGTGGCGCCACCACCACGCCAGTACTTGAGTAAACTGAAAGCTTCCATAGTTGGTAAAGCCAGTATAGTATAAAAATAGGTTCTATTATATTATAGTATGAAGAAAAGGTACTAATAAAGTGATGGAgaaaagtgtgtgtgtgtgtgtgtttatgaGGGGGGAAGAGGATAGTATATGGTGTGTATATTGGAGAAGCTTAGCTAATACTGTAGCAGTACTGAAAGATGGCAGAGGAAGAACAGTAGCAGAACTTGGATAGGTAAAAGCTTTTCTGTTTTTTTACCTCTTTATACTACTACTCCTAGTATTTATTTTTCACATTTCCCttgtttttactttttaaatttcactattttcttacattttttactttttctaacaTACTTTGACTATACCTTATCTCATTAACATTTACCCGTTTTActtataaattatttaaaatcTGAATTAAGATAAAATACATCTTCATATATAATCGAATGTTTCTAAATATAAAGTCGTCTAGAAAGTATTTTATCCTTGATATGAAATTTTTTGACACAAATTAAAATTAATCGGTCCTAAAGCATATACCGAACACTAAATGAAAAAATATCTATTTCATTGTAACTCACCAGATCTGTGTGTCGTTCTCACAGTGCCATTGCCGAGAAGAAATGGTTCCGGAGCCACCTTATCCTTTATTCGAAAATTTTAGTTTGGTAATTTTTATTTCATATGCATATGTTACTGATTTCTTCGCGTGTTTACTTCTTTATATTTGGACACcctttaataaaaattctgatTTCGTCACTGCGCTTACTATATAACCAATTGTGCTGGTCCAACATGCTAAACGGTGAGTGTGCAAAATTTTGTTAATTAACAGGTGAAAAGTATCTTCATAAACTCTTTTGAATACTCTTATAAACTCGATATGAGATATTATTTATATAATGTAACCTTAATTTGATGGACTCAGACATATTTTGATCTGTTAAGAAAGATATCACACTAATCTCTTTCACATCTTATTTTGAGTGTCCTTTTCTCCAAGTGCCACGGAAGTGATGATCAAATGGTCCCGTTCTAAACTTTAAAGTCCAACATATTGAGAGGTCAACTGTGAATCTTAGCAACCCTCTCGGGTTGCCCAGTTGGTTTGGAGGGCAGTTATCCATACGTATAATTTGGGATCGATTCCCCCCTCAATTCCTTCTAGTTTGAGTCTGTCGCACAGGGTTTGCCTAGTGCGTTTTATATCTCATGTgtggtttgcaggctattacaAAGGGGGGTTTACCCGGTGCGCACAAAATGCTTACCACAGAGTGCTCACCCGAAGGGCAGAGATTGTAGCAAAAATTATAGCGGGGATGATTTCTCCTCttaccaaaaaaaataaatatgaatCTTAGATAAAAATGGAACCAAAACTGTATTTTTTTGACAAAAGAATGAAAATGGGTCACAAGAGTTAATAGTGGTATGAAAGAGTGGAGGTTAGGGGGGCTAAAATAGAAAATGGGTCCAATGGCTTGCATTAGTAGAGGAAACCTCTTCCACCCCTAAGGTTTTGAAAAATGAATCTTCTACCTATAAAGTTTATAAATCTCGAAATATTAAATTGAAAATGTACTCTTGTCTCTACCCTTTCTAAAGCTATTTTTATGGACGAATTTGTCTAGCCCTTTTTTGCAAATCAGCTCCTAAAACTCTTGAAAAGTTATTGCAGGCTGTGTTAACGCAATCAGGGCTGATGTAGAGTATCGGTAATGAGATTATCTGAACTCATAATTTTTCACGCTTACTCTAAATTTAtacataaaaattaattaaattgcaATAAATGGTAGGTCTGAAcccataaatttaaaaatataatgagttcatATATTAAAAGTCTTAAGTGTTGAACTCATAAAATTTAAATCATTAATTCGCATCCGATCGCAATTGAAATAACTCATTTTTCTGTTTTTTGTAATATTAAAAAACGACGCGATATAAGAAAAAGAGCTCAAGTATTTGGAAGGAGAAAAGTTACAATGTGAGTTTTCACACAATTAATAAAGTTTAACTTGTTGCAATACATTCTACAGTAATTATGTGCTGTTATATTAAAATAATTTGACAATATgaatattctttgtaatatacAAGATGAAACCGAGAAGAATGCGTTACTTTATAGTTTATAGTTGTGTCCTTGGTGTTAGGCTTATGTATAGTATTTGGTGGTTGCAGAATAGTCACGTGAAGAAGTGCAGTGTTTGTGTCAGCCCCATTGAATTAAACAAACATGCTTTCTAAAAACTTTTTTCGGGAGATTTTTAAAACTTCACACGTACAAAGTCCATCTAATATTTTGTGTGAAAAGATGTACACATTGattgtaaaaagaaaaaaacaaaaacaaaaaaagatgTACACATTGTCCTATGTCACAATATGGATaagttaaaatattttaaagaaaaacatATAATATTGTATTAATATTAACATTCGTTATCGCAACAGAGTTTCAAAAGACAAAGAGCTAGGTTGGCGGACGGACTTATACGGTTAATttctttttatgtatatatatatattagatattgaattcactcagtttatttgggtatttatttttttaattttttaaatgcCATTTATGAAAATCCTACTCCTACCATTGTCTATAAAGGCAGAATATCTAAAAATCTCCCTAAACTTAGCACGGATTATTAGTTACAGTTCTAAATTATTCGTAGTCTTAATTACTCCCCTCAATTTAGATTTTTGAGAGTTATTACCCACTGGACGTTGATGTAGCAAAGAGTGTGGGTGCACTCTCTTTTAAGCACGTGAGAGtgaagaaaaaaattgaaaatcagCTTCGAAATAggttattttttaacttttaattgtcATATAGTAATATATAATGATTTATTTGTTACAACCATGTATTTCTTCTTGCTTCATCTTAACATACAATGTGGACTTTACTctaacttttattatttttaatttcttctaAGATATAATGTTTATTTGTTCCAACtccatattttttttttttggccgaATTTGTAAAACGCTTGGTAGGAACTCCATCATTTTAGTCAAATAAAAAACTTTTAGCAAAAATAATAGAGTACCAGTTGTGTATATTTCCTGTtttgtttttttatatataatctttatttattttaattgtgtaTTTTTATTTTCGAGTCAAACCAATAAAAAAATTGGCCATAACTCCATTATTTTTTACTAAATAAAAAAAGTATAGCCAAAATAAAGAACTTGCAATTGTATaccctttttatttcttcttttaatGCAATGACTATTTATTTCAACTGTGAATTTTTACTTTTTCAGGTAAAAGCTGGAAAAAAAATTTAAAGCACTATAATTTAGAGCTTTAtaaaaaattatagccaaaataaataattttaaacaaTGTATTTATATAACTTTTTAGATGTCttgattatttatttcaattgtataAATCTTTATTTTCAATTGTATAAAAAGAATAactaaaactttattatttttagccaaataaaaaactttagcctaaataatgtagttctatccaagttttattataaattttattCGAAAAAAATTATCTAAAAAAGTAATATACTTACAAAggttaaaatatattttatttttcaaaaaaaactaGATAGACAAAAAAAATCCACGTGGCAGGCGAGTGCATGATACTTTTCTAGGATGAGATCGTCCAAAGGGGTAACAGTTATCGAATAACCAAGTATAGGGGGATAATTAAGACCATAGATAGTTCAAATATATAACCAATAATGCGTGCCAAGTTTAGAATGAGTTAAGATATTTTACGGTCTATAAATGAAAAAATCGATAATGAAGAGTGCATTCACATTTAATGAACCTTATATCCAAAGAAAAAATGCggcaaattttcaaatttattgaTTTAATGGATTCATTCAAATCTATTACTTGTAATTTTTTTGATGTATTTTTTAATACTACAAAATTTGAGTTAAAGTTATTGGGTTTGAATGAAATCATTATTTTTACGCTTCATCCACTCTTGATAAAAGATTTTCGAGCCTGAAAATGAATAACTTCGGCTAGAAAATGTTTTCATCTTTAATGAAACTTATGTAACACGAATTTGAATTAATCATACGAGGATAAACAAAAAGTTGGATGAAATTTCAAATTCATTGGTTAAGAACTTCTAAGTCACCTATGCGGACAAGTAAGGATTGCTCAGTTGGTAAAATAATTCCACCCACGATCATTAGATTCGGATTCGAGTCACGCCGAAAGAAAAGCGTAAAAAAAATACCATAAATTCTCATAATTTGAGATGGAAAAACAATTCAACGGTGCTAGTGTAGGTATGCAGAAGGAATAGGGGTAAAATGAGAGTGAAGGGGAACACATTAGGCCTGCCACAGTGAATGATAGTGGGGGAAGGAGGAATTACTGCAACATCCGTAGACTGTTCTTTTTTACTACGTAACATAATTTTTGGGGAGAAAAGTCACGTGGCAGACATGCAAGGAAGTAACAGGTAGGGGACCGTTTGCTATATTTACTAACTCAACATTCATTTCATTTCGTTTTGTTTTACTGTTTTTACCACTTGCATTCCCAGTTTCCCACCAACAGAAGTcacttgaaaataaaattttggccAAATAAATAAACACTTCATTCATCTTGgaatcattttttattttgacacGCGAtctcaattttattttattttagtcctttaattttattttttatatttcacTTTAACACAAAAGTTAaaatcagtacaaataatatagtGCATATGTATACATAAATTTAAGGTGTAATAAATATTCAATTAAATGTTATCACCTATTTTTTTTCATTCATGTCAAACGGATCAATATTAAAATACCTGAACTCGATCGTATTTGAGTAAAATTAAAGTCGCTTCTTATTTTCTCTCTGTCACAAATCCCTACCCGACTAATAGTACCCTAAGCTCCTTCCCAAATTCATTATCGCACATGATGAACCCATTGATTGTCGGTGGTTTCTTCATCATTTGAAGACGAGAATCACATTTCATCAACTATTTCTTCATATTCATCAACATTCGAGACTGATTTGAAGAGTAATTTTAATTGTTGTTGGCTTTTGGCAGTTTTGTTACTTCTGAAAGTTACAAACTTAAGTTGCGtattttgaaagagttgactttgtgtaaAGAATGGAACTTTGGCATCTTGCAGCTGAAGTATTATGTTGTTTGGTAGCTGATTTGTGCTTTATTTGAACTTTATTCAATTCTTGCAAGAGTTGGTTTTGTGTAAAGAATGAAACTTTAGCATCTCGTGTTTGAGACCTTTTTAACAATCTAAAACTTTTTGTGTTTGTTATTGTTTAAGGCCTGTCAATCAGAAGCTTAAAAGTTAATTCTTCTGCAATTTACTACGTAGCAGTTCTATGAAATAAACGAACATAAAAATTGCAAAAGTTTGAAGCTTTCTGGACGACCATGTATGAAATTGGCAGATGATAGCTTTGGAACTTTGAGAATGACGATGAGACAACAGTAAATGGGGAAAGAAATAATGAAGGTGAAATAATGGGGAAGGAAGTTGGGGGCTTAAATATGGGGTCAATAGTAATTAGAAGAAATTTTGCCAAAAACAAAATGTCTCACGAGCCTACCAGGTGAGGCAACTTACACTATGTGATTAGTCAGCTTTtgtgttaaaataaaaataagaaataagGTTGGAGGATAAAAATGGAATAAGATTGAGATATAgtgtcaaaataaaaaatgatagCCAAATTGAATGGTTTTACATGTATGTATTTGGCCTAAAGTTTTTGACCTTCAGTTACGAAGTTCAATCTGTGGAGTTGAACTG
The DNA window shown above is from Nicotiana tomentosiformis chromosome 8, ASM39032v3, whole genome shotgun sequence and carries:
- the LOC104093155 gene encoding probable membrane-associated kinase regulator 2 — its product is MEAFSLLKYWRGGGATGVFSTDSAGANPRTADSTTVITAVSPNSSDSDSDDEGDDGPFFDLEFTTVPEDEAEEVKVEENERYKISSELDESSENEINEGELKFTLSTSSGSSIDDGTDPNVSLSPSDDLFFKGSLVPIEPSSLLLSASEANSKFTSSLLKSATKFRVLMLKLKKPKFTAPSKIEKSEGDGDGFVSATTPKLRRKRVSESEKEEPPNLTPNKFFTVKFKVEEVPIKSLFSRDNSSKGNINNSGKIEKRHPEEVCSTNNAANSASDEKNFTKDVMQKYLKKVKPLYIRVSKRYGEKLKFSGQLSLPGNAATNKAGRSPPPSAEAKVDTVTDAAPAAEKNQKHGNIPTGLRIVRKHLGKSRSASSAVVAAAPVASNRRDDSLLQQQDAIQGAILHCKRSFNSSRESESSILSRSASDASHENSTSLTTDSPTLEEAKTVRN